A window of the Vibrio fluvialis genome harbors these coding sequences:
- a CDS encoding alpha-L-glutamate ligase-like protein — translation MFFSLSEYTSPFKLRHKGIMGMNKRNHSYIGRYNDRSKFPLVDDKLKTKLIAQRAGCTVPQLIGVIGNQGDVKRIHDMVKEWPGFVIKPARGSGGKGILVVVSHKDGVYTKPSGSTIGKEDVERHISNALAGLFSLGGKNDVAVVENLIKFDDCFDGFSYEGVPDVRIIVFKGYPVMAMMRLSTSASDGKANLHQGAVGVGIDIATGKAVRAVQFNRPVTHHPDTGKELNTLQVPHWERLLTLAASAWEMTGLGYIGTDMVLDKEEGPMVLELNARPGLAIQIANGAGLLPRLHHIESLGTPLIAPTPAERVAYAAKQFGL, via the coding sequence ATGTTTTTCTCTCTTTCTGAGTACACCTCCCCTTTTAAGCTACGCCATAAGGGGATCATGGGCATGAACAAGCGTAACCATAGCTACATTGGCCGCTACAATGATCGTTCCAAATTTCCGCTGGTGGATGACAAGCTCAAAACCAAATTGATCGCCCAGCGGGCCGGATGTACCGTCCCTCAACTGATCGGCGTGATCGGCAACCAGGGTGACGTGAAGCGCATCCACGATATGGTCAAAGAGTGGCCGGGCTTCGTCATCAAGCCGGCTCGTGGCAGTGGTGGTAAAGGTATTCTGGTGGTGGTTTCACACAAAGATGGTGTCTACACCAAACCTTCCGGTTCGACAATCGGCAAAGAGGATGTCGAACGCCACATCAGTAATGCGCTGGCCGGGCTTTTCTCTCTTGGCGGCAAAAACGATGTGGCCGTGGTGGAAAACCTGATTAAGTTTGATGACTGCTTTGATGGCTTCAGCTACGAAGGTGTGCCTGACGTACGTATCATTGTGTTTAAAGGCTATCCGGTCATGGCGATGATGCGCTTATCAACGTCGGCATCAGACGGTAAAGCAAACCTTCACCAAGGCGCTGTCGGTGTCGGGATTGATATCGCGACCGGTAAAGCTGTGCGCGCTGTACAGTTCAACCGTCCGGTCACGCATCACCCAGATACCGGTAAAGAGCTCAACACGCTGCAGGTTCCTCATTGGGAACGCTTACTGACTCTGGCGGCCAGTGCTTGGGAAATGACAGGTCTTGGCTACATTGGCACTGATATGGTGCTGGATAAAGAAGAAGGTCCTATGGTGCTGGAACTCAATGCGCGTCCGGGCTTGGCGATTCAAATTGCCAACGGTGCGGGCTTGCTGCCACGTTTGCATCATATTGAAAGTTTGGGCACACCATTGATCGCGCCAACGCCAGCGGAGCGCGTGGCCTATGCCGCTAAGCAGTTCGGACTGTGA
- a CDS encoding inactive transglutaminase family protein has product MTSRVPFYLSIFLLVAAGITLSVMRHQSYGVPWTPGETRQVWDVEARIEFIAQGKEAKVSLAAPHTQDGYTLVGENASSPGYGISYVTTESGRRAEWSIRHASGPQTIYYKAQFLVDPQAKSTPIPPNGEIVKPTFDGPEEAAAVAVIERANRLSADHVTFARELIKTLNDSESQNASLLLNNKSKVDTAQKLLSYAQVPNKVVGVIQLEDGRRRQTIQHMNEVWNGKKWVLFNPETGTQPTHPNLLVWDESNVSLLDVVGGQNSQVHFSMIAQDVTPQQATNSKVESDGLLNLSIHSLPLEEQAMFKTIMLIPIGALIVVFLRVIIGLKTSGTFMPVLIAVAFVQTQLTTGIVGFLLIVGTGLIIRSYLSKLNLLLVARISAVIISVILIISIFTVVAFKVGLTEGLTITFFPMIILSWTIERMSILWEEEGAKEVILQGGGSLFTAILIYLAMTNSYVQHLTFNFIGLQLIVLAAILLLGTYTGYRITELRRFKPLADGD; this is encoded by the coding sequence ATGACGTCACGAGTTCCGTTTTATCTATCTATATTTTTGTTGGTAGCGGCTGGCATTACTTTGAGTGTCATGCGCCACCAAAGCTATGGAGTACCTTGGACGCCGGGTGAAACGCGTCAGGTTTGGGATGTAGAGGCTCGCATTGAGTTCATCGCCCAGGGTAAAGAAGCCAAAGTCTCTCTCGCCGCTCCTCATACCCAAGATGGTTACACGCTGGTCGGTGAAAACGCCTCTTCTCCGGGTTACGGCATCTCTTACGTCACCACCGAATCCGGCCGCCGCGCCGAATGGTCAATCCGTCACGCCAGTGGTCCTCAGACAATCTATTACAAAGCGCAATTTTTGGTAGACCCACAGGCTAAGAGCACACCGATTCCACCGAATGGTGAAATTGTTAAGCCAACGTTTGATGGGCCGGAAGAAGCCGCTGCCGTCGCTGTCATTGAACGCGCCAATCGCCTGTCTGCCGATCACGTAACCTTTGCCCGCGAACTGATCAAAACGTTGAACGATTCTGAAAGCCAGAATGCGTCACTGCTGCTGAACAACAAATCCAAAGTGGATACCGCTCAGAAACTGCTGTCTTACGCGCAGGTTCCGAACAAAGTTGTCGGTGTTATTCAGTTGGAAGACGGCCGTCGTCGTCAGACGATTCAACACATGAACGAAGTGTGGAACGGCAAGAAATGGGTACTGTTTAACCCGGAAACTGGCACTCAGCCGACGCATCCAAACCTGCTGGTGTGGGATGAATCAAATGTGTCTCTGTTGGATGTCGTGGGCGGTCAGAACAGCCAGGTGCACTTCAGCATGATTGCTCAGGATGTCACACCACAGCAGGCAACCAACAGTAAAGTAGAATCGGATGGACTGTTGAACCTGTCCATTCACAGCCTGCCTCTTGAAGAACAGGCGATGTTCAAAACTATCATGTTGATCCCAATTGGCGCGCTCATCGTCGTATTCCTGCGCGTGATTATCGGTTTGAAAACATCCGGTACCTTTATGCCAGTGCTGATTGCGGTCGCGTTTGTACAGACTCAGTTAACCACGGGTATTGTCGGCTTCCTGCTGATTGTCGGTACTGGTTTGATCATTCGCAGCTACCTGTCGAAGCTCAATTTATTGCTGGTCGCCCGGATTTCGGCGGTCATCATCTCGGTTATCCTGATCATCTCTATTTTCACCGTTGTCGCGTTTAAAGTCGGTCTGACGGAAGGCCTGACCATCACATTCTTCCCGATGATCATTCTGTCTTGGACCATCGAACGCATGTCGATTCTGTGGGAAGAAGAAGGCGCGAAAGAAGTCATTCTTCAGGGTGGTGGTTCGCTGTTCACCGCAATACTGATTTATCTGGCGATGACAAACTCTTACGTTCAGCATCTGACCTTTAACTTTATCGGCCTGCAACTGATCGTTCTGGCAGCTATTCTGCTTCTGGGTACTTACACCGGATACCGCATTACAGAGCTGCGTCGCTTCAAACCACTAGCAGACGGAGATTAA
- the cmoB gene encoding tRNA 5-methoxyuridine(34)/uridine 5-oxyacetic acid(34) synthase CmoB: MFDFGNVYSLLAQDTRLQPWLKILPQQLSDWQEQSHGDMDRWLRALKKIPDFKPDNIDLKDSVSVSNSEPLPLGEQKKLESLLKMFHPWRKGPYHLHGIHIDTEWRSDWKWDRLLPHISPLKGRSVLDVGCGNGYHMWRMLGEGAHQVIGIDPSELFLIQFEAVRKLMGNNQNIHLLPLGIEQLPELEAFDTVFSMGVLYHRRSPLDHLIQLKNQLISGGELILETLVIEGDENAVLVPFDRYAQMRNVYFFPSALALKVWLEKVGFEDVRIVDENVTSLGEQRTTEWMTHNSLPDYIDPNDPTKTVEGYPAPRRAILVAKKP, from the coding sequence ATGTTTGACTTTGGTAACGTTTATTCACTGCTGGCCCAGGACACCCGTCTTCAGCCTTGGCTCAAAATTCTGCCGCAGCAACTGTCTGACTGGCAAGAACAAAGCCACGGAGATATGGACCGCTGGTTACGTGCCTTAAAGAAAATCCCCGATTTCAAACCAGACAATATTGACCTGAAAGATTCGGTGAGCGTGAGCAACAGCGAACCGCTGCCATTGGGCGAGCAGAAGAAGCTGGAAAGCCTGCTGAAAATGTTCCACCCGTGGCGTAAAGGCCCTTATCACCTGCATGGCATTCATATTGACACGGAATGGCGTTCAGACTGGAAATGGGACCGATTGTTGCCACACATCTCACCTCTGAAAGGCCGTAGTGTGCTGGATGTCGGCTGCGGCAACGGTTACCACATGTGGCGTATGCTGGGTGAAGGCGCGCATCAGGTCATTGGTATCGACCCTTCTGAACTGTTTTTGATCCAGTTCGAAGCGGTGCGCAAATTAATGGGCAACAATCAGAACATTCACCTGCTCCCACTGGGCATTGAACAGCTTCCGGAACTGGAAGCCTTTGACACCGTATTCAGCATGGGCGTACTGTATCACCGTCGCTCGCCACTCGACCATCTTATCCAGTTGAAAAATCAACTGATTTCTGGCGGCGAACTGATTCTGGAAACGCTCGTCATCGAAGGGGATGAAAACGCTGTGCTGGTGCCGTTCGACCGATACGCACAAATGCGCAATGTGTACTTCTTCCCTTCGGCTCTCGCTCTGAAAGTGTGGTTGGAAAAAGTCGGGTTTGAAGACGTTCGTATTGTCGATGAAAACGTGACATCACTGGGTGAACAACGTACGACGGAATGGATGACTCATAATTCACTGCCAGACTACATTGACCCGAATGATCCAACGAAGACAGTGGAAGGCTACCCGGCACCGCGCCGCGCGATTTTGGTCGCTAAAAAGCCATAA
- the cmoA gene encoding carboxy-S-adenosyl-L-methionine synthase CmoA → MSNKDTIFSAPIDKIGDFTFDERVVEVFPDMIQRSVPGYANIISAIGMLAERFAKPHSNLYDLGCSLGAATLSMRRNIKQEGCKIIGVDNSAAMVERCKLHVNAYRSDTPVEIIEADIRNIDIKNASVVVLNFTLQFLSPEDRYTLLEKIYAGLRPGGILILSEKFVFENQVANELLIDLHHDFKRANGYSELEISQKRSAIENVMRPDSVETHKARFEQLGFSSYEVWFQCFNFGSMFAIK, encoded by the coding sequence ATGAGCAACAAAGACACTATCTTCTCAGCCCCTATCGACAAGATCGGAGACTTTACGTTTGATGAACGTGTGGTCGAAGTCTTTCCGGATATGATTCAGCGATCGGTACCCGGTTACGCCAATATCATTTCCGCCATTGGCATGCTGGCTGAGCGCTTTGCCAAGCCTCACAGTAACTTGTACGACCTGGGCTGTTCGTTGGGAGCGGCAACCCTTTCGATGCGTCGCAACATCAAGCAGGAAGGCTGTAAAATTATCGGCGTCGATAACTCTGCGGCCATGGTTGAACGTTGCAAGCTGCACGTCAACGCTTACCGTTCAGATACGCCAGTTGAGATTATCGAAGCGGACATTCGAAACATCGACATCAAAAATGCTTCCGTGGTGGTGCTGAACTTCACGCTGCAATTTCTGTCACCGGAAGATCGCTATACGCTGCTGGAAAAAATCTATGCCGGGCTGCGTCCGGGTGGCATTTTGATCCTGTCTGAAAAGTTTGTCTTTGAAAATCAGGTAGCCAACGAGTTGCTGATTGATCTGCACCACGACTTTAAACGTGCCAACGGCTACAGCGAGCTGGAAATCAGCCAGAAACGCAGTGCGATTGAAAACGTGATGCGTCCGGATTCTGTCGAAACACACAAAGCTCGCTTTGAGCAACTGGGCTTTTCCAGCTATGAAGTCTGGTTCCAGTGCTTTAACTTCGGCTCGATGTTCGCCATTAAATAA
- a CDS encoding DUF72 domain-containing protein, which yields MTHLPLRLGLTMWSHPAWQSSFYGSGTQAAERLAKYAQVFHTVEGNTTFYASPSPSTVQNWKSATHDAFRFTFKLPKSITHQNLLVGCQDELKAFMTLMEPLHDRVGMWTIQLPAAFGPEHLEQLKKFRAYFPSEFPLGVEVRHLAYFAKGEAERALNQWLIEERIDRIIMDSRPVFAAEPCNEVIIDAQMKKPKVPVHAIATAEKPMIRFIGHPDMDANLPFFTPWLHKLTQWINEEKQPYVMIHTPDNNFAPELAVKLYQSLQASLTLPDLAPFPAQDGNNQLAMF from the coding sequence ATGACCCACCTTCCTCTTCGATTGGGGCTGACCATGTGGTCTCATCCGGCATGGCAAAGCAGCTTTTATGGCAGTGGCACACAAGCCGCGGAACGTTTAGCCAAATACGCTCAAGTCTTTCATACCGTGGAAGGCAACACCACTTTTTACGCTTCCCCTTCTCCGTCCACCGTGCAGAACTGGAAGTCAGCCACGCACGATGCGTTTCGCTTCACGTTTAAATTGCCCAAAAGCATTACCCATCAAAACCTGCTGGTGGGCTGTCAGGATGAGTTAAAGGCGTTTATGACACTGATGGAGCCGCTGCACGACCGGGTCGGGATGTGGACAATTCAACTGCCAGCCGCTTTTGGGCCGGAACATCTCGAACAGCTGAAAAAATTTCGTGCTTATTTCCCTTCAGAGTTCCCACTTGGGGTCGAAGTGCGCCACCTGGCCTACTTTGCCAAAGGCGAAGCCGAACGTGCACTCAATCAGTGGTTAATCGAGGAACGCATCGATCGCATCATCATGGATAGCCGTCCCGTGTTTGCGGCCGAACCGTGCAATGAAGTGATCATCGATGCGCAGATGAAAAAACCCAAAGTGCCGGTGCACGCGATTGCGACAGCAGAGAAGCCGATGATTCGCTTTATCGGCCATCCGGATATGGATGCCAACCTGCCCTTTTTTACGCCCTGGTTGCATAAGCTGACACAGTGGATAAATGAAGAAAAGCAACCTTACGTGATGATTCATACCCCCGACAATAACTTCGCACCAGAACTGGCGGTCAAGCTCTATCAATCTTTGCAGGCATCCCTGACCCTGCCTGACCTGGCGCCGTTTCCGGCTCAGGATGGTAACAATCAACTGGCCATGTTTTAG
- the aspS gene encoding aspartate--tRNA ligase produces the protein MRSHYCGHLNKSLAGQTVELCGWVNRRRDLGGLIFIDMRDREGVVQVVVDPDMADVFEVANQLRNEFCIKLTGEVRTRPESQINKDMATGEVEVLAKGLQIINRSDVLPLDFNQKNSEEQRLKYRYLDLRRPEMSDRIKLRAKASSFVRRFLDTNGFLDIETPVLTKATPEGARDYLVPSRVHKGSFYALPQSPQLFKQLLMMSGFDRYYQIVKCFRDEDLRADRQPEFTQIDIETSFMTSDEVRAITEKMIREMWLELLDVDLGDFPVMPYSEAMRRFGSDKPDLRNPMELVDVADLLKEVDFKVFSGPANDEKGRVAALRVPGGAALTRKQIDEYTSFVAIYGAKGLAWLKVNDLAAGMEGIQSPVAKFLTEEIVTAIIERTGAQSGDIILFGADKANVVAEAIGALRLKVGKDLGITNDSTWAPLWVVDFPMFESDDEGNVAAMHHPFTSPLNMTPEELKANPEGALSNAYDMVLNGYEVGGGSVRIHDAKMQAAVFDLLGIEAEEQQLKFGFLLDALKFGTPPHAGLAFGLDRLVMLLCGTENIRDVIAFPKTTAAACLLTDAPSLANPAALEELAIAVTVAKEKAEKAE, from the coding sequence ATGCGTAGCCATTATTGTGGTCACCTGAACAAGTCCCTCGCAGGACAAACTGTAGAGCTTTGCGGCTGGGTAAACCGCCGTCGTGATTTAGGCGGACTGATCTTCATTGATATGCGAGATCGTGAAGGCGTCGTTCAGGTGGTTGTTGATCCCGATATGGCAGACGTTTTTGAAGTGGCAAACCAGCTTCGCAATGAATTCTGTATCAAACTGACTGGCGAAGTACGCACTCGTCCAGAGAGCCAAATCAACAAAGATATGGCAACCGGTGAAGTAGAAGTACTGGCAAAAGGCCTGCAGATCATTAACCGTTCTGACGTATTGCCACTGGACTTCAACCAGAAGAACTCAGAAGAGCAACGTCTGAAATACCGTTACCTGGACCTGCGTCGTCCGGAAATGAGCGACCGCATTAAACTGCGCGCAAAAGCATCAAGCTTCGTTCGTCGTTTCTTAGATACTAACGGCTTCCTGGATATCGAAACACCAGTACTGACCAAAGCAACGCCAGAAGGCGCGCGTGACTACCTGGTACCAAGCCGTGTTCACAAAGGCAGCTTCTACGCACTGCCACAGTCACCTCAGTTGTTTAAACAGCTGCTGATGATGTCTGGCTTTGACCGTTACTACCAAATCGTAAAATGTTTCCGCGACGAAGACCTGCGTGCTGACCGTCAGCCTGAATTCACTCAGATCGATATTGAAACGTCATTCATGACGTCTGATGAAGTACGTGCCATCACCGAAAAAATGATTCGCGAAATGTGGCTGGAGCTGCTGGACGTGGATCTGGGTGATTTCCCTGTGATGCCATACAGCGAAGCGATGCGTCGTTTCGGTAGCGACAAACCAGATCTTCGTAACCCAATGGAACTGGTTGATGTGGCTGACCTGCTGAAAGAGGTGGATTTCAAAGTCTTCTCTGGCCCGGCGAACGATGAAAAAGGTCGCGTTGCGGCGCTGCGCGTTCCTGGTGGTGCGGCTCTGACTCGTAAACAAATCGATGAATACACGTCTTTTGTTGCAATTTACGGCGCGAAAGGTCTGGCATGGCTGAAAGTTAACGACCTGGCTGCCGGTATGGAAGGCATTCAGTCTCCAGTGGCGAAGTTCCTAACTGAAGAGATCGTTACTGCGATTATCGAACGCACTGGTGCACAATCTGGCGACATCATTCTGTTTGGCGCAGACAAAGCCAACGTAGTGGCGGAAGCTATTGGCGCACTGCGTCTGAAAGTGGGTAAAGATCTGGGCATCACCAACGACTCAACATGGGCACCACTATGGGTGGTTGATTTCCCAATGTTTGAATCGGATGACGAAGGTAATGTAGCAGCGATGCACCACCCATTCACTTCTCCTCTGAACATGACTCCGGAAGAGCTGAAAGCGAATCCAGAAGGCGCGCTATCGAATGCTTACGACATGGTGTTGAACGGCTACGAAGTGGGCGGTGGTTCTGTACGTATTCACGATGCGAAAATGCAGGCAGCAGTCTTTGACCTGCTGGGCATTGAAGCTGAAGAACAACAACTTAAGTTTGGCTTCCTGCTGGATGCGCTGAAGTTCGGTACGCCTCCGCATGCGGGTCTGGCGTTCGGCCTAGACCGTCTGGTGATGCTGTTGTGTGGCACCGAAAACATCCGTGATGTTATCGCGTTCCCGAAAACCACAGCGGCTGCGTGTCTGCTCACCGACGCGCCGAGCCTGGCAAACCCAGCGGCTCTGGAAGAGCTGGCGATTGCGGTTACTGTGGCAAAAGAAAAAGCAGAGAAAGCAGAATAA
- a CDS encoding thymidine kinase → MAQMYFYYSAMNAGKSTTLLQSSFNYQERGMTPVIFTAAIDDRFGVGKVSSRIGLEADAHLFTSDTNLFDSIKQLHQNEKRHCVLVDECQFLSKEQVYQLTEVVDKLDIPVLCYGLRTDFLGELFEGSKYLLSWADKLIELKTICHCGRKANMVIRTDEHGNAISEGDQVAIGGNDKYVSVCRQHYKEALGR, encoded by the coding sequence TTGGCTCAGATGTATTTTTATTACTCGGCAATGAATGCGGGTAAGTCGACCACACTGCTTCAATCATCGTTTAACTATCAGGAACGAGGCATGACGCCTGTGATCTTCACGGCCGCGATCGACGATCGTTTTGGCGTGGGCAAAGTCAGCTCGCGAATTGGCCTTGAAGCGGACGCACACCTGTTCACCTCGGATACCAATCTGTTTGATAGCATTAAACAGCTGCATCAGAATGAAAAACGCCACTGTGTGCTGGTGGATGAGTGCCAGTTTCTCTCTAAAGAGCAAGTTTACCAACTGACGGAAGTCGTGGATAAATTGGATATTCCGGTTCTGTGTTACGGTTTGCGCACCGACTTTCTGGGCGAGCTGTTTGAAGGCAGTAAGTACCTGTTGTCGTGGGCCGATAAGCTGATTGAGCTGAAAACTATCTGTCATTGTGGCCGCAAAGCAAATATGGTGATTCGCACTGACGAGCACGGCAATGCGATTTCAGAGGGCGATCAGGTTGCTATTGGTGGCAATGACAAATATGTGTCGGTGTGCCGCCAGCATTATAAAGAAGCGCTGGGGCGTTAA
- a CDS encoding NAD(P)H-binding protein — MKHIAIIGAGWLGLPLAKHLQSLGYQVSASRTSQQGVDELKQHDIDSFICDLSQSDHFADTLASLHCDTVVGSFPPGFRRGQGAEYATQWQQLVNAAKAAHCKKVVMVSSTTVYPDRAETMDETKATLALALSQPDFSANAKVMLQAEQSVIDSGLEYAIVRCSGLIGPSRHPARFAARLKQVSTLAPANMLHQADAVGAVAFAVEHLDHDVVNATTPHTVSKAEFYQAALQAVSSDEALPPVVEIADKLIVSDKLAKAGYQFHYSHTLEALNGDE, encoded by the coding sequence ATGAAGCATATCGCCATCATCGGCGCTGGTTGGCTTGGTCTGCCACTGGCAAAGCATCTTCAGTCGCTTGGTTATCAGGTCAGTGCCAGCCGGACTTCGCAGCAAGGTGTCGACGAACTCAAACAGCACGACATAGACAGTTTCATCTGCGATCTCAGCCAATCGGATCATTTCGCAGACACATTAGCGTCGTTGCATTGCGATACTGTAGTCGGTAGCTTTCCACCCGGCTTTCGACGCGGACAAGGTGCAGAATACGCCACACAATGGCAACAACTGGTGAATGCAGCCAAAGCGGCGCACTGCAAGAAAGTGGTGATGGTCAGTTCGACCACCGTATACCCGGACAGAGCAGAAACCATGGACGAAACAAAAGCGACACTTGCGTTGGCCCTCTCTCAGCCCGATTTCTCAGCCAACGCAAAAGTGATGTTGCAAGCCGAGCAAAGCGTCATAGACTCAGGGCTTGAGTATGCGATCGTCCGTTGCAGCGGCCTGATTGGCCCAAGCCGTCACCCGGCCCGTTTTGCCGCAAGGTTGAAACAAGTCAGCACTCTGGCGCCAGCCAACATGCTGCATCAGGCAGACGCCGTTGGTGCCGTCGCTTTTGCGGTTGAACATCTTGATCATGATGTGGTCAACGCGACGACACCGCATACTGTCAGCAAAGCCGAATTCTATCAAGCCGCGTTGCAAGCTGTTTCTTCCGACGAGGCTCTGCCGCCAGTCGTCGAGATTGCCGACAAGTTGATTGTCAGCGATAAATTGGCGAAGGCGGGATATCAGTTTCACTATTCACACACTCTGGAGGCCTTAAATGGCGATGAGTAA
- a CDS encoding LysR family transcriptional regulator, producing MFSIEQLEAFIATVECGSFSSAARKLGKVQSAISQHVMNLEIDCNSQLFERQGRYPVLTPAGHKLLPYAQATVQQHKRLIQQATGLSNEGNQQLTLALDEGILLSGLTSLLAKLEVEFPLIELECLSASSKDVIEMIESGRATCGLIFSELVLPDTLDFESIGSIKFDVYVSSQHALAQSVAPHIDALRLHRQLAIRSRNHTASSFHQPHSPDVWYADNYYLLLDLAIHGFGWCLLPTHLAHAEVHSGRLVRVPVAFEQLAWYTNVDVIQHHQYAQDSIHRRTRELLRQLFKGQSQ from the coding sequence ATGTTTAGTATTGAACAACTCGAAGCCTTTATCGCTACCGTGGAATGCGGATCATTTTCCAGTGCCGCACGCAAATTAGGCAAGGTGCAGTCGGCGATAAGCCAACATGTGATGAATCTGGAAATTGACTGTAACAGCCAGTTGTTTGAACGCCAGGGACGTTACCCCGTGCTTACTCCCGCAGGTCATAAGTTACTGCCTTACGCGCAAGCCACCGTTCAGCAGCATAAGCGCCTCATCCAACAAGCGACAGGCCTCTCGAACGAAGGCAATCAGCAACTGACACTGGCTCTCGATGAAGGTATTTTGCTCTCCGGACTGACATCCTTGCTGGCCAAACTCGAAGTGGAATTTCCACTCATTGAGCTGGAGTGTCTGAGCGCCTCCAGTAAAGATGTGATAGAGATGATTGAAAGTGGCCGTGCGACATGTGGGCTGATCTTCAGTGAACTGGTGCTGCCGGACACGTTGGATTTTGAGTCCATCGGCTCAATTAAATTTGATGTGTACGTCTCCAGTCAACATGCCCTCGCCCAGTCCGTCGCCCCACACATTGATGCGCTGCGGCTGCACAGGCAACTTGCGATTCGTTCCCGCAACCACACCGCCAGCAGCTTTCATCAGCCACACAGCCCGGATGTATGGTACGCTGACAATTATTATTTATTGCTGGATTTAGCTATCCATGGTTTTGGCTGGTGTTTGCTGCCCACCCATCTTGCTCACGCAGAAGTGCACAGCGGCAGACTCGTGCGGGTTCCGGTCGCTTTCGAACAACTGGCCTGGTACACCAATGTCGATGTCATTCAACATCATCAATACGCTCAGGATTCGATTCATCGGCGCACTCGTGAACTGCTGCGCCAACTGTTTAAAGGACAATCACAATGA
- a CDS encoding PACE efflux transporter: MSNKERLFHAVSFELIALLFVVPLGALLSGKSSGSLALIGVGLSLFTVLWNYVYNVGFDRLFGADRSQRGAKIRVLHAVGFEGSLVFVTVPVIAWFLQVSWATALLLEAGFLTFFFFYTIVFNWCYDKLQPYQRWVVATKMQ, encoded by the coding sequence ATGTCGAACAAAGAACGTTTATTTCATGCGGTAAGTTTTGAGCTGATTGCCTTGCTATTTGTGGTGCCGCTTGGCGCGTTACTGTCAGGTAAAAGCAGCGGTAGCTTGGCATTAATTGGTGTTGGCTTGAGCTTATTCACTGTGCTGTGGAATTATGTCTACAACGTAGGGTTTGATCGCCTGTTTGGGGCCGATCGCAGTCAGCGTGGGGCAAAAATCCGAGTGTTACATGCGGTGGGTTTTGAAGGGAGCTTGGTGTTTGTCACCGTGCCTGTGATCGCATGGTTCTTACAAGTCTCGTGGGCTACCGCGCTGCTGCTGGAAGCCGGATTTCTGACTTTTTTCTTCTTCTATACGATTGTGTTCAACTGGTGTTACGACAAACTTCAGCCTTATCAGCGCTGGGTGGTTGCCACCAAAATGCAGTAG
- a CDS encoding TIGR02647 family protein, whose product MKFSQQHLDELNLLLQFDIGSAATGIKVHTDASEAAQGAVQRLYDKGLCTLPDGGYLTNEGIEMAEQADRLLRVLSA is encoded by the coding sequence ATGAAATTTTCTCAACAGCATCTCGACGAACTGAATCTGCTTCTCCAGTTCGATATCGGCAGTGCCGCGACGGGAATCAAAGTTCACACCGATGCCTCTGAAGCGGCACAAGGTGCCGTTCAGCGTTTATATGATAAAGGACTGTGCACCCTGCCCGATGGTGGTTATCTGACCAATGAAGGGATTGAGATGGCCGAGCAGGCCGACCGACTGTTACGCGTGCTGAGCGCATAA
- the focA gene encoding formate transporter FocA: protein MDLNQFDSLLPPQMAERAADTGVSKATKPAYKSFLLAISAGIHIGIAFVFYTVVTTGAHDMPYGVTKLLGGLAFSLGLILVVITGGELFTSTVLTLVAKASGKISWMQLVKNWIVVYFGNMAGSILLVIIMLSTKQYMEDGGQLGLNAMAISQHKLHHTFIQAFSLGLMCNILVCLAVWMTFSARSLTDKVMVMILPVAMFVSSGFEHCIANMFQVPMAIGIKYFAPESFWQMTGADIAHYADLNFMTFFVNNLIPVTLGNIVGGGVFVGMWYWLIYLKD, encoded by the coding sequence ATGGACCTCAACCAATTCGACTCACTGCTGCCGCCGCAAATGGCAGAACGCGCCGCAGACACTGGTGTCAGCAAAGCCACTAAGCCGGCTTACAAATCTTTTCTTCTTGCTATCTCGGCTGGCATTCATATCGGTATCGCCTTTGTCTTTTACACCGTCGTCACGACCGGTGCACACGATATGCCTTACGGTGTGACCAAACTGCTTGGCGGTCTTGCCTTCAGTCTGGGCCTAATTCTGGTGGTTATCACAGGTGGTGAACTGTTTACCAGCACGGTGCTGACGCTGGTGGCTAAAGCCAGTGGTAAGATCTCCTGGATGCAGTTGGTCAAAAACTGGATAGTAGTCTATTTCGGTAATATGGCGGGATCCATTCTGTTGGTGATCATCATGCTGTCGACCAAGCAGTATATGGAAGACGGTGGTCAGCTTGGTCTGAATGCGATGGCGATTTCTCAGCATAAGTTGCATCACACCTTTATTCAGGCGTTTTCTCTTGGCTTGATGTGTAACATTCTGGTGTGTCTGGCGGTGTGGATGACGTTCAGTGCCCGCTCTCTGACAGACAAAGTCATGGTAATGATTCTGCCTGTAGCGATGTTTGTTTCTTCAGGTTTTGAGCACTGCATTGCCAACATGTTCCAGGTGCCGATGGCGATTGGTATCAAATACTTCGCTCCGGAATCGTTCTGGCAAATGACAGGTGCTGATATCGCGCATTACGCGGATCTGAACTTTATGACCTTCTTCGTGAACAACCTGATTCCGGTGACGCTGGGCAACATCGTTGGCGGCGGGGTATTTGTCGGTATGTGGTACTGGCTGATTTACCTGAAAGACTGA